A stretch of the Lolium perenne isolate Kyuss_39 chromosome 3, Kyuss_2.0, whole genome shotgun sequence genome encodes the following:
- the LOC127325527 gene encoding uncharacterized protein → MHRSIARLVLLLAIAAVSCGFFVVAHASCWPHERDALLAFKQGINDTNDVLASWQKRHHDCCQRWTGVTCSNETGHVTELDLGETGLVGQISPSLLSLQHLEYLDLSLTYLHGPSGHVFPEFLCSLHNLRHLDLSYTSFSGRVPPQLGNLSKLEYLDLAWTSLHGLNGRVFPEFLCSLHNLRHLDLSNTLFSGRVPPQLPNLSKLDYLDLSGVLLSGILPPQLANLSKLDYLDLSGTLLSGILPPQLGNLSNLRHLGLSFMENIHTADISWLTHLHILEYVDLSDINLSAVDVFLVANTIPTLKALILANCSLPNANQTLTHLNLTKLENLDLSRNNLGHPIETCWFWNLKCIKDLALVSTYLYGPFPDALGGMTTLQSLEFTNNGNSATMTVDLKNLCDLESLWLDGGLALGNITEFVRKLPQCSSSKLFFLSSSDNNMTGTLPDMVGHLTSLKYLLLSNNSITGAIPSGLRKLTSLDTLNLNLNQLTGQIPMLPRSLTELAISMNSLSGPLPLDFGGPNLIQLSLSSNYLTGHVPKAICESKHMAILDLSNNLFEGEFPRCSAMSIAFLLLSNNNFSGNFPSWLKASYFLIFLDLGVNKFYGMLPAWIGQLVNLRFLQLNHNMFYGDIPVNITNLKLLQYFSLASNNISGSIPLSLSKLTAMTLDHPPRVGSNWLEEETSKGILSVVMKQQELKYGTSALNEMVSIDLSLNRLTSEIPNEIGSLNGLLNLNLSRNLLSGKISMKIGSMKSLESLDLSRNNLSGETPSSLSDLTFLSSLDLSYNSLAGRIPTGGQLDTLYNENPFMYSGNSGLCGPPLEKSCPGNDAPEHGNQHQGSENGYDPVLFFYFGLTAGFLAGLWIVFCALLFKRSWRNAYFRLFDKLYDNVYVFSVVTWGRIGSKATAS, encoded by the coding sequence ATGCATCGCTCAATCGCCAGGCTCGTCTTGCTCCTTGCCATTGCCGCCGTGTCCTGCGGCTTCTTCGTCGTTGCCCATGCGAGCTGCTGGCCGCACGAGAGGGACGCGTTGCTGGCCTTCAAACAAGGCATCAACGACACCAACGACGTCCTAGCCTCGTGGCAAAAACGGCATCATGACTGCTGCCAACGCTGGACAGGCGTCACCTGCAGCAACGAAACCGGCCATGTGACCGAGCTCGACCTTGGTGAAACGGGTTTGGTCGGCCAGATAAGTCCTTCCTTGCTTTCTCTCCAGCATCTCGAGTACCTGGATCTCAGTTTGACATACCTGCATGGCCCTAGTGGTCATGTTTTCCCTGAATTCCTGTGTTCTTTACACAACTTGAGACATCTCGATCTCTCCTACACATCATTCTCTGGTAGAGTGCCTCCTCAGCTAGGCAACCTTTCAAAGCTGGAGTACCTGGATCTCGCCTGGACATCCCTGCATGGACTTAATGGTCGTGTTTTCCCTGAATTCTTGTGTTCTTTACACAACTTGAGACATCTCGATCTCTCGAACACACTCTTTTCTGGTAGAGTGCCTCCTCAGCTTCCCAACCTTTCAAAGTTGGACTACCTTGACCTCTCCGGCGTGCTATTGTCCGGTATACTGCCTCCTCAGCTTGCCAACCTTTCAAAGTTGGACTACCTTGACCTCTCAGGCACGCTATTGTCCGGTATACTGCCGCCTCAGCTCGGAAACCTTTCAAACTTGCGACACCTTGGCCTCAGTTTCATGGAAAATATACACACAGCGgatatctcatggttaacgcatcTGCATATCCTGGAATATGTTGATTTGAGTGACATAAATCTCAGCGCCGTCGATGTGTTCCTTGTGGCAAACACAATTCCAACTCTAAAGGCCCTTATTCTTGCCAACTGCTCACTTCCAAATGCAAACCAGACGCTCACACACCTAAACCTCACAAAACTTGAGAACCTTGATCTCTCCAGAAACAATTTGGGCCATCCAATTGAAACCTGCTGGTTTTGGAACTTAAAATGCATCAAGGACCTAGCACTAGTTTCGACCTATCTCTATGGCCCATTCCCTGATGCGCTAGGAGGTATGACAACCCTCCAAAGCCTAGAGTTCACCAATAATGGTAATTCTGCCACAATGACGGTAGACTTAAAAAATCTCTGTGATCTAGAATCCCTATGGCTTGATGGTGGCCTCGCGCTTGGGAACATAACAGAATTTGTAAGGAAGCTGCCACAATGTTCGTCGAGCAAATTGTTCTTCCTGAGTTCGTCTGACAACAACATGACAGGAACATTGCCAGATATGGTGGGGCACTTGACCAGCTTAAAATATCTTCTCCTTTCTAATAACAGCATTACTGGAGCCATACCATCTGGGTTAAGAAAACTTACTAGTTTGGACACGCTAAATCTCAATTTGAACCAACTAACTGGCCAGATACCAATGTTACCAAGAAGCCTCACCGAACTGGCCATCTCTATGAACTCCTTGTCAGGACCTTTGCCATTAGATTTTGGAGGTCCAAATCTTATACAACTAAGTCTGTCCTCCAATTACCTTACTGGTCATGTTCctaaggctatatgtgaatcgaaACACATGGCTATATTGGATTTATCCAATAACCTTTTTGAGGGAGAATTCCCGCGTTGTTCTGCAATGAGCATTGCATTTCTACTCTTAAGTAACAATAACTTCTCCGGAAATTTTCCatcttggctcaaggccagctaTTTTTTGATTTTCCTTGATCTTGGGGTGAACAAGTTCTACGGAATGCTACCTGCGTGGATTGGACAATTGGTGAACTTGCGATTCCTGCAGCTAAACCATAACATGTTTTACGGGGATATTCCAGTCAACATCACAAATCTTAAACTACTTCAATACTTCAGTTTAGCGAGCAACAATATATCAGGATCAATTCCGTTGTCCTTGTCCAAATTAACAGCAATGACCCTAGACCATCCGCCGAGAGTGGGGTCTAATTGGTTAGAAGAGGAAACAAGTAAGGGTATTTTATCTGTGGTGATGAAGCAGCAGGAGCTTAAATATGGCACGTCTGCATTGAACGAGATGGTCAGCATTGACTTGTCACTCAaccgcttaactagtgaaattccAAATGAGATAGGTTCTCTTAATGGATTGTTGAATTTGAATCTATCGAGGAATCTCCTGAGCGGGAAAATTTCTATGAAGATTGGGTCTATGAAATCACTAGAATCGCTGGACCTCTCAAGGAACAACCTCTCCGGTGAAACCCCATCAAGCTTGTCAGATTTGACGTTTCTAAGCTCCTTGGACTTGTCATACAATAGTCTTGCGGGAAGAATTCCGACAGGAGGTCAACTTGACACCCTCTACAATGAGAACCCGTTCATGTACAGTGGCAATAGCGGTCTTTGCGGGCCTCCTCTTGAAAAGAGTTGCCCAGGCAACGATGCACCTGAGCATGGTAATCAGCATCAGGGAAGTGAAAATGGTTATGATCCAGTGTTGTTCTTCTACTTTGGGCTAACAGCTGGCTTTTTGGCGGGACTCTGGATTGTTTTCTGTGCTCTACTGTTTAAAAGATCTTGGAGGAATGCTTATTTCCGCCTCTTCGATAAGCTATATGACAATGTGTATGTGTTCTCCGTTGTTACTTGGGGAAGGATAGGCAGTAAGGCAACTGCAAGTTAA